In the genome of Deltaproteobacteria bacterium, one region contains:
- a CDS encoding pyridoxal phosphate-dependent aminotransferase — protein sequence MTRPSLRARSIAPFLAMEVMERAFELERAGADLIHLEIGEPEFPAPEAAVEAARRALASEPSRYTDSRGTLELREAIARSHQRRSGVRLDAERVLVTAGTSPALLLVFTYLLDPGDEVVLGTPHYACYPNLIRAAGGVPVFVPTRADQGYPLRADDVRKAITPRTRAIVVASPANPTGAIQARADLEALHALGLPLVSDEIYDGLVYDGARVTSALELGDDVFVLDGFSKRYAMTGFRLGYAIAPSGAMRALQSLAQNLFISVSSFAQRAGVAALEHGEATTAAMRESYGARRALLIDGLSRLGLEVPVIPRGAFYVFADARRFASDSTALASRILEQAHVAVTPGVDFGQAGEGFLRFSCTAPEARLREALERIGRVLR from the coding sequence ATGACTCGACCGTCGCTGCGCGCGCGGAGCATCGCTCCCTTCCTCGCGATGGAGGTGATGGAGCGCGCGTTCGAGCTGGAGCGCGCGGGCGCGGATCTGATCCACCTCGAGATCGGCGAGCCCGAGTTCCCCGCGCCCGAGGCCGCGGTCGAGGCCGCGCGGCGCGCGCTCGCGAGCGAGCCCTCGCGCTACACCGACAGCCGCGGCACGCTCGAGCTGCGCGAGGCGATCGCTCGCAGTCACCAGCGCAGGAGCGGCGTCCGGCTCGACGCCGAGCGCGTCCTCGTCACCGCCGGCACCTCTCCCGCGCTCCTGCTCGTCTTCACCTACCTGCTCGACCCGGGAGACGAGGTCGTGCTCGGCACGCCGCACTACGCCTGCTACCCGAACCTGATCCGCGCCGCGGGCGGAGTGCCGGTCTTCGTCCCGACGCGCGCCGACCAGGGCTACCCGCTTCGCGCCGACGACGTCCGCAAGGCGATCACGCCGCGCACGCGCGCGATCGTGGTCGCGTCGCCCGCGAATCCCACCGGCGCGATCCAGGCACGCGCCGACCTCGAGGCCCTGCACGCGCTCGGCCTGCCGCTGGTCTCGGACGAGATCTACGACGGGCTGGTCTACGACGGCGCTCGCGTCACATCCGCGCTCGAGCTCGGCGACGACGTGTTCGTGCTCGATGGATTCTCCAAGCGCTACGCGATGACCGGCTTCCGGCTCGGCTACGCGATCGCGCCTTCCGGCGCGATGCGCGCGCTGCAGAGCCTGGCGCAGAATCTCTTCATCTCGGTCTCGAGCTTCGCGCAGCGCGCCGGAGTCGCGGCGCTCGAGCACGGCGAGGCGACGACTGCGGCGATGCGCGAGAGCTACGGAGCGCGGCGCGCTCTGCTGATCGACGGGCTCTCGCGCCTGGGCCTCGAGGTCCCGGTGATTCCGCGCGGCGCATTCTACGTCTTTGCAGACGCGCGCCGCTTCGCGAGTGACTCGACTGCGCTGGCCTCGAGAATCCTGGAGCAGGCCCACGTCGCGGTCACGCCCGGAGTCGACTTCGGCCAGGCGGGCGAGGGATTCCTGCGCTTCTCCTGCACCGCGCCGGAAGCCCGGCTCCGCGAGGCGCTGGAGCGGATCGGCCGCGTCCTCCGCTGA
- a CDS encoding alpha/beta hydrolase produces the protein MSGGGFPEPRMVCSNGIRMAVYEAGRGPAVVLSHGFPELAYSWRHQLPALAAAGFRVIAPDQRGYGGTDRPEAVEAYDMAQLTADLVGLLDEAGIAKAVFCGHDWGGAVVWAMGQRHPSRVAGIIGVNTPFMPRSPLPPVELLRATMGPEHYIVHFQIPGDADRRLAADVGRVFDRIMRKGIKASDLDTSRGIQNLATAVESGDALGEPLLSAEERAVFVRAYERTGFTGGINWYRNIDRNWRDSERLPAKIEAPGLMICAEDDFALPPTLADGMETYVPRLEKRLIRDCGHWTQQEKPEELNALLIDWLTRTVARES, from the coding sequence ATGAGTGGAGGCGGATTTCCAGAGCCTCGGATGGTTTGCTCCAACGGCATACGCATGGCGGTGTACGAGGCGGGGCGGGGGCCGGCGGTGGTGTTGTCGCACGGCTTCCCGGAGCTTGCGTACTCGTGGCGGCACCAGCTTCCCGCGCTCGCGGCCGCGGGCTTCCGGGTGATCGCGCCCGACCAGCGCGGCTACGGTGGGACGGACCGGCCCGAAGCGGTCGAGGCCTACGACATGGCCCAGCTAACGGCCGATCTGGTGGGCCTGCTCGACGAGGCGGGGATCGCGAAGGCGGTCTTCTGCGGCCACGACTGGGGCGGAGCCGTGGTCTGGGCGATGGGCCAGCGGCACCCGTCGCGCGTCGCGGGGATCATCGGCGTGAACACGCCGTTCATGCCGCGCTCGCCGCTGCCGCCGGTCGAGCTGCTGCGCGCGACGATGGGCCCCGAGCACTACATCGTGCACTTCCAGATCCCGGGCGACGCCGATCGAAGGCTCGCCGCCGACGTGGGGCGCGTCTTCGACCGGATCATGCGCAAGGGGATCAAGGCGAGCGATCTCGATACCAGCCGCGGAATCCAGAATCTGGCCACGGCGGTCGAGAGCGGAGACGCGCTCGGCGAGCCGCTGCTCTCCGCCGAGGAGCGCGCGGTCTTCGTGCGCGCCTACGAGCGGACGGGCTTCACGGGCGGAATCAACTGGTACCGGAACATCGACCGGAACTGGCGCGACTCCGAGCGGCTTCCCGCGAAGATCGAGGCGCCCGGCTTGATGATCTGCGCCGAGGACGACTTCGCGCTTCCTCCGACCCTCGCGGACGGAATGGAGACGTACGTCCCGCGGCTCGAGAAGCGGCTGATCCGCGACTGCGGTCACTGGACGCAACAGGAGAAGCCCGAGGAGCTGAACGCGCTCCTGATCGACTGGCTCACGCGGACGGTCGCGCGCGAGAGCTGA
- a CDS encoding zinc-binding dehydrogenase: MRAATFQGLGQPLTVEERPDPKPGPGELVLRVKSCGICGSDLHIADLPPGLPPGTVMGHEFAGEVVEVAADAKALWKPGDRICALPAIGCGKCRACLTGDVTRCPTLRGTGLGQLPGAYAEYAIAGAAESLRLPDGVSYREGALVEPLSVGLHAVNTARLEPGDRVMVIGAGPIGLSVTAWARFFGARSVVVSERAPGRLALAEKFGATAVADASKDDPVAVFERETGGPPDVIFECVGAPGLLQQCLGMVRPRGRVVVVGVCMQPDTIFPVMAVVKEIELRFVVAYRLQDFELTIEMLDRGRIPGREMVTDVVDLAAFPSAFEALKKPTSQCKVILEP; encoded by the coding sequence ATGAGAGCCGCGACATTCCAGGGTCTGGGTCAGCCGCTGACAGTCGAGGAGCGCCCGGATCCCAAGCCCGGTCCGGGCGAGCTCGTTCTGCGCGTGAAGAGCTGTGGGATCTGCGGCTCCGATCTCCACATCGCGGATCTCCCTCCGGGCCTGCCGCCGGGAACCGTGATGGGACACGAATTCGCCGGCGAGGTGGTCGAGGTCGCCGCCGACGCGAAGGCGCTCTGGAAGCCCGGTGATCGGATTTGCGCGCTTCCCGCGATCGGCTGCGGAAAATGCCGCGCCTGCCTCACGGGCGACGTGACGCGCTGCCCGACGCTTCGCGGCACGGGGCTGGGTCAGCTGCCGGGAGCGTACGCGGAGTACGCGATTGCCGGTGCGGCCGAGTCACTGCGCCTTCCCGACGGAGTGAGCTACCGCGAGGGCGCCCTGGTCGAGCCGCTCTCGGTCGGGCTGCACGCGGTGAACACGGCGAGGCTCGAGCCGGGCGACCGGGTCATGGTGATCGGGGCGGGGCCGATCGGCCTTTCGGTCACGGCCTGGGCGCGATTCTTCGGCGCGCGCAGCGTGGTGGTGAGCGAACGCGCACCCGGCCGGCTCGCGCTCGCCGAGAAGTTCGGCGCCACCGCGGTGGCCGACGCCTCCAAGGACGACCCGGTCGCGGTCTTCGAGCGCGAAACGGGCGGTCCGCCCGACGTGATCTTCGAGTGCGTCGGCGCGCCCGGGCTCCTGCAGCAGTGCCTGGGCATGGTGCGGCCGCGCGGCCGGGTGGTGGTCGTCGGTGTCTGCATGCAGCCGGACACGATCTTCCCGGTGATGGCGGTCGTGAAGGAGATCGAGCTGCGCTTCGTGGTCGCCTACCGGCTCCAGGATTTCGAGCTCACGATCGAGATGCTCGATCGCGGGCGGATTCCCGGGCGCGAGATGGTCACCGACGTGGTCGATCTGGCGGCCTTCCCGAGCGCGTTCGAGGCGCTGAAGAAGCCGACTTCGCAGTGCAAGGTGATTCTCGAGCCTTGA
- a CDS encoding cytochrome P450 — translation MPTPFAFNPFEDPTRRDPFPFYARGRELRVHRHPGLPVVSVFGYADTVDVLRDWRAWSNRFPAPPDFPELEERTPSMLGTDPPEHDRLRGLVNQAFTPKIIRRLEPRMIEIANQLLDAALERREVDLVQALTYPLPVTIIAEIIGVPTEDNARFKDWSDKLVENLGSGLLAPPDRATLERNRRIVAELGEYFSKLVEERRRSPREDLLTGLAQAELEGSKLDFDELLQMLILLLVAGNETTTTLIGNAALTLLDHPAELERLRRDPSLVPSAIEEVLRFSSPVQMDPRRATADTELCGEKLREGEIALCWLGSANRDASVFRDPDRFDVGRKENRHLAFGFGTHYCLGSNLARLEAQIALRALLERTRSFELATAEPLPLHRSIVFRSFTRIPVELVPA, via the coding sequence ATGCCGACACCGTTCGCCTTCAATCCGTTCGAGGATCCGACCCGACGCGACCCGTTCCCGTTCTACGCGCGCGGCCGCGAGCTCCGCGTGCACCGCCATCCCGGGCTGCCGGTCGTGTCCGTCTTCGGCTACGCAGACACCGTCGACGTGCTCCGCGACTGGCGCGCCTGGTCGAACCGGTTTCCGGCGCCGCCGGACTTTCCCGAGCTCGAGGAGCGCACGCCGAGCATGCTGGGCACCGATCCGCCCGAGCACGACCGGCTGCGCGGGCTGGTGAACCAGGCCTTCACGCCGAAGATCATCCGGCGTCTCGAGCCGCGAATGATCGAGATCGCAAATCAGCTCCTCGACGCGGCGCTCGAGAGGCGAGAGGTCGACCTGGTCCAGGCGCTGACTTATCCGCTTCCGGTCACGATCATCGCCGAGATCATCGGCGTTCCGACCGAGGACAACGCGCGCTTCAAGGACTGGTCCGACAAGCTGGTCGAGAACCTGGGCTCCGGCCTGCTCGCGCCCCCCGACCGCGCCACGCTCGAGCGCAACCGCAGGATCGTCGCGGAGCTCGGCGAGTACTTCTCGAAGCTCGTCGAGGAGCGGCGCAGGTCGCCGCGCGAGGACCTGCTCACGGGGCTCGCGCAGGCCGAGCTCGAGGGCTCGAAGCTGGATTTCGACGAGCTGCTGCAGATGCTGATCCTGCTGCTCGTCGCCGGGAACGAGACCACGACGACGCTGATCGGCAACGCCGCGCTCACGCTTCTCGATCACCCCGCGGAGCTCGAGCGACTGCGCCGCGATCCGTCGCTCGTCCCCTCCGCAATCGAGGAGGTGCTGCGCTTCTCGTCGCCGGTGCAGATGGATCCGCGCCGCGCCACCGCCGACACCGAGCTCTGCGGCGAGAAGCTTCGCGAGGGCGAGATCGCGCTCTGCTGGCTCGGCTCCGCGAATCGCGACGCCTCGGTCTTCCGCGATCCCGATCGCTTCGACGTCGGCCGGAAGGAGAACCGCCATCTCGCGTTCGGCTTCGGCACCCACTACTGCCTGGGCTCGAACCTCGCGAGGCTCGAGGCGCAGATCGCGCTGCGCGCGCTGCTCGAGCGCACCCGGAGCTTCGAGCTCGCGACCGCCGAGCCGCTGCCGCTGCACCGCAGCATCGTGTTCCGCAGCTTCACGCGGATTCCGGTCGAGCTCGTGCCCGCCTGA